In Phormidium ambiguum IAM M-71, one DNA window encodes the following:
- the hslO gene encoding Hsp33 family molecular chaperone HslO — protein sequence MADQLIRATAADGGIRAVGVITTRLTDEARRRHKLSYVATAALGRTMSAGLLLVSSMKRPESRVNIRVKGDGPLGGILIDAGLDGTVRGYVENPGIELPPNAKGKLDVGGAVGKDGYLYVVRDVGYGYPYSSTVELISGEIGDDISYYLATSEQTPSALVVGVFVEAGVVTASGGILLQVMPKAASDEALVRTLESRIEALSGFTPLLQAGKTLPDIFQQLLGDMGLVQLPEVQLLRFQCNCSYQRVLGALKLLGEAELQDMIEKDDGAEATCHFCGEVYQASSDELAQLILDLRAESSG from the coding sequence ATGGCCGATCAGTTAATTAGAGCTACCGCCGCCGATGGAGGAATTCGTGCTGTGGGCGTAATTACAACACGCCTGACAGATGAAGCGAGACGAAGACATAAACTGTCCTACGTGGCGACAGCTGCTTTAGGACGCACGATGTCAGCTGGATTGTTATTAGTTTCCAGTATGAAGCGACCCGAATCGAGAGTAAATATTCGGGTGAAAGGAGATGGCCCTTTAGGGGGAATATTAATTGATGCCGGGTTAGATGGTACAGTGCGGGGTTATGTAGAAAACCCTGGAATTGAACTACCACCGAATGCTAAAGGCAAATTAGACGTTGGTGGAGCGGTAGGTAAAGATGGATATCTCTATGTAGTTAGAGATGTGGGATATGGTTATCCTTACTCCAGTACAGTAGAACTGATTTCTGGGGAAATTGGCGATGATATTTCCTATTATTTGGCAACGTCCGAACAGACTCCTTCAGCTTTAGTCGTAGGCGTGTTTGTGGAAGCTGGTGTAGTTACTGCTTCTGGGGGGATTTTGCTTCAAGTTATGCCAAAAGCAGCATCGGACGAAGCTTTGGTGAGAACTTTAGAATCTAGGATAGAAGCGTTGTCAGGATTTACGCCTTTGTTACAGGCAGGTAAGACATTACCAGATATTTTTCAGCAATTGCTGGGAGATATGGGACTAGTACAATTACCAGAAGTTCAGCTGTTGCGTTTTCAGTGTAACTGCTCTTACCAGAGAGTTTTAGGTGCTTTGAAACTTTTGGGAGAAGCAGAATTGCAGGACATGATTGAAAAAGATGATGGTGCTGAGGCTACTTGCCATTTTTGTGGAGAAGTTTATCAAGCCAGTAGCGACGAATTAGCTCAACTAATTTTAGATTTAAGGGCTGAATCGTCAGGGTGA
- a CDS encoding DUF928 domain-containing protein, translating to MINYRQTNPWILSIISILLLQFFSTSNSSNNQIFKRLSIVLFNSPALAQSLPADIQYSPPDRGAPRSTGSGGARLHDNQYSPPNRGVPSSTVGGGARAHEKPTILESEDNWTRTRGSSTAAPTTIPTVPKECTSTVPTLLVPQNHLGLTTSSNPTFLWYLPNKNIEVMMFEIRKAGEKEPIYAEQLQPSEGIIQLKLPKEKVTLDVGNEYIWSVSVPCISEGKRRKISVEAGIKVVAPTEELKIQLSQANTPQQKARVFAQKGYWYDALETLSNAYTANANQSTYADILSLLDQVGLSEITKKERQQ from the coding sequence ATGATTAACTATCGTCAAACAAATCCCTGGATTCTCAGTATCATATCAATCCTATTACTTCAGTTTTTTTCTACTAGTAATAGTTCTAATAATCAAATATTTAAACGGCTCTCAATAGTGCTGTTTAATTCACCAGCTTTAGCACAATCTTTACCCGCAGATATTCAATATAGTCCGCCCGATCGCGGTGCTCCCAGATCTACAGGATCTGGGGGAGCTAGATTACACGATAATCAATATAGCCCACCCAATCGAGGAGTTCCAAGCTCTACAGTAGGAGGAGGAGCTAGAGCACACGAAAAACCAACAATTTTAGAATCTGAAGATAACTGGACAAGAACTAGGGGAAGTTCCACAGCCGCACCAACAACTATTCCAACCGTACCAAAAGAATGTACTTCTACTGTACCAACCCTCTTAGTACCACAAAATCATTTAGGTTTAACAACCTCTAGTAATCCCACATTTTTATGGTATTTACCCAATAAAAATATAGAAGTAATGATGTTTGAAATTAGAAAAGCTGGAGAAAAAGAACCGATTTACGCAGAACAATTACAACCATCAGAGGGAATAATTCAACTGAAACTACCCAAAGAGAAAGTAACATTAGATGTAGGCAATGAATACATTTGGTCAGTTTCAGTTCCTTGTATTAGCGAAGGTAAAAGAAGGAAAATATCGGTAGAAGCAGGAATTAAAGTAGTCGCTCCTACTGAAGAATTAAAAATACAACTATCTCAAGCAAATACACCACAGCAAAAAGCAAGAGTTTTTGCTCAAAAAGGTTATTGGTATGATGCGCTAGAAACCCTTAGTAATGCTTATACAGCTAATGCCAATCAATCTACCTACGCTGATATTCTCTCTTTATTAGATCAAGTTGGCTTGAGTGAAATAACTAAAAAAGAGCGGCAACAATAA
- the rpsT gene encoding 30S ribosomal protein S20, with translation MANIKSAIKRVEIAERNRLRNKAYKSAVRTLMKGYFAAVDTYAANPTPESLTDVQQRMSAAYSKIDKAVKKGVLHPNTGARKKSRLARTLKRHTNPATATAS, from the coding sequence GTGGCTAATATTAAGTCCGCTATTAAGCGAGTAGAAATTGCCGAACGCAACCGTTTGCGTAACAAAGCTTACAAATCAGCCGTCAGAACGCTGATGAAGGGATATTTTGCAGCTGTAGATACATACGCTGCTAATCCTACCCCAGAATCGCTCACAGATGTACAGCAGCGGATGTCAGCTGCTTACAGCAAAATCGATAAAGCCGTGAAAAAAGGTGTGTTGCATCCCAACACAGGGGCGCGGAAAAAATCTCGTCTAGCGAGAACTTTAAAGCGTCATACTAACCCAGCAACGGCTACAGCTTCCTAG
- a CDS encoding universal stress protein, producing the protein MLNTILVALDGTELSEQVIHNLNQVNIQPETKVILSQVIPPLEDNVEWSADRPHGISEEIPYRKAEKQLQSYQNRLPYQIELEIVTGDPAEEIVRLANIHHVDLIVIGSRGLTGLKRILERSVSSQVLEDAPCSVLLVKPK; encoded by the coding sequence GTGCTGAACACAATTCTGGTGGCATTAGATGGGACAGAACTATCCGAACAGGTAATTCACAACCTTAACCAAGTTAATATACAACCAGAAACAAAAGTTATCCTTTCTCAGGTTATTCCGCCTCTAGAAGATAATGTAGAATGGTCTGCCGATCGACCACATGGCATCTCTGAGGAAATTCCTTACCGGAAAGCGGAAAAGCAGTTGCAATCTTACCAAAATAGATTGCCTTATCAAATTGAATTAGAAATAGTTACAGGCGATCCAGCCGAAGAAATAGTTCGTCTTGCCAACATTCACCATGTTGATTTAATTGTTATTGGTAGTCGGGGATTAACTGGGTTAAAACGTATTTTAGAGCGATCGGTAAGCAGTCAAGTCCTAGAAGACGCTCCTTGCTCAGTATTACTGGTTAAGCCAAAATAA
- the crtD gene encoding C-3',4' desaturase CrtD gives MTNNHSKVVVIGAGIGGLTAAALLAHRGYQVLVLDQALVPGGCASTFQRRGFTFDVGATQVAGLEPGGIHHKIFSELEIDLPEATFCDPACAVFLPGETEPINVWRDPQKWQAERQRQFPGSEPFWQLLNDLFRYSWAFQSRDPILPPRNLWDLWQLTKAVRPDTLLTLPHTFSTVGDALRYFGLAENLRLRTFLDLQLKLYSQVDAEETALLYAATALGVSQAPQGLYHLKGSMQVLSDRLVAALERDGGKLLMRHTVKQIYTENGKATAVQIHNQKTGETWTEKADHIVANVTVQNLVQLLGEAAPKGYRYRVDKLPPASGAFVIYLGVKETAIPPECPPHLQFFYDYEGPIGENNSLFVSVSRPGDGRAPEGKATITASSFTDTRTWWNSSDYETLKSRYTQEALTKLSQYFHLTSENIIHTEAATPRTFAHFTARDQGVVGGIGQRIPTFGPFGFANRTPINHLWLVGDCTHPGEGTAGVSYSALTVVRQIEQF, from the coding sequence ATGACAAATAATCATAGCAAAGTCGTTGTCATTGGTGCTGGAATCGGTGGTTTAACCGCCGCCGCCTTACTTGCCCATCGCGGCTACCAAGTTTTAGTTTTAGATCAAGCCTTAGTTCCCGGAGGATGCGCTTCCACATTTCAACGTCGCGGTTTTACTTTTGATGTTGGCGCTACCCAAGTTGCTGGGTTAGAACCGGGAGGAATTCATCACAAGATATTCTCAGAATTAGAAATAGATTTGCCAGAAGCGACTTTCTGCGATCCTGCTTGCGCGGTGTTTCTTCCAGGGGAAACCGAACCGATTAATGTGTGGCGAGATCCGCAAAAATGGCAAGCAGAACGTCAGCGACAGTTTCCCGGAAGCGAACCTTTTTGGCAATTATTGAATGATTTATTTCGGTATAGTTGGGCTTTTCAATCCCGCGATCCAATTTTACCACCGCGTAATTTATGGGATTTGTGGCAATTAACTAAAGCAGTTAGACCGGATACTTTACTAACTTTACCCCACACTTTCTCTACAGTTGGAGATGCTTTACGTTATTTTGGTTTAGCCGAAAATCTCCGATTACGGACTTTTTTAGATTTACAGTTGAAGCTTTATTCCCAAGTTGATGCAGAAGAAACGGCGTTGCTTTATGCGGCGACTGCGTTGGGTGTAAGTCAGGCACCACAAGGATTGTATCACCTTAAAGGTAGTATGCAAGTGTTGAGCGATCGCCTAGTCGCTGCCTTAGAAAGAGACGGCGGAAAATTATTAATGCGCCACACAGTAAAACAAATTTACACGGAAAACGGCAAAGCTACAGCCGTTCAAATTCACAATCAAAAAACCGGAGAAACTTGGACAGAAAAAGCAGACCATATTGTTGCTAATGTCACCGTCCAAAACCTAGTTCAACTATTAGGAGAAGCAGCACCAAAAGGTTATCGTTATCGTGTTGATAAACTACCACCAGCATCAGGTGCTTTTGTCATCTATTTAGGAGTAAAAGAAACAGCTATCCCCCCAGAATGTCCGCCGCATTTACAATTTTTCTATGATTATGAAGGGCCGATCGGCGAAAATAATTCCTTATTTGTTTCCGTGAGTCGTCCGGGAGATGGACGTGCGCCAGAAGGTAAAGCCACAATTACAGCTTCTTCGTTTACAGATACTAGAACTTGGTGGAATTCCTCAGATTACGAAACCTTAAAAAGTAGATACACCCAAGAAGCTTTAACCAAACTCTCCCAATATTTCCACCTCACCTCGGAAAACATCATCCACACGGAAGCAGCTACACCGCGCACCTTTGCCCATTTTACCGCCCGCGATCAAGGCGTAGTAGGTGGCATCGGTCAACGCATTCCTACTTTTGGCCCTTTTGGATTTGCCAATCGCACCCCCATCAATCATCTTTGGTTAGTAGGAGATTGCACCCATCCAGGTGAAGGAACTGCTGGCGTTTCCTATTCCGCCCTTACTGTAGTTAGACAAATCGAGCAATTTTAG
- the hisD gene encoding histidinol dehydrogenase: protein MLRIITERTEAETELRRIRDRTSTDQIVHKEATVREVLQRVKAQGDRAVLHYTAEFDQQNLTPEELQVSGSEMDAAYQQVSKELLSAILLAKEQVEAFHRQRVPKSWVQFKDDEVVLGKRYRPVDKAGIYVPGGRAAYPSTVLMNAIPAKVAGVPRIVMVTPPGIDKAISPAVLVAAQEAGITEIYRVGGAQAIAALAFGTETIPKVDVITGPGNIYVTLAKKLVYGTVGIDSLAGPSEVLVIADKTANPVHVAADLLAQAEHDPMASAILLTTDSTLAHKVQAEVELQLVDHPRRTLTEKAIAHYGLIVYVESLAIAAELSNEFAPEHLELEVEDPWSTLDLIRHAGAIFLGHSTPEAVGDYLAGPNHTLPTSGAARYASALGVETFMKHSSLIQYSATALQKVAGAIDVLANAEGLPSHADSVRLRVSRRESGQESNPKSST, encoded by the coding sequence ATGCTGCGAATCATCACTGAGCGGACTGAGGCAGAAACAGAATTGCGGCGTATCCGCGATCGCACTTCCACTGACCAGATTGTTCACAAAGAAGCAACAGTTCGAGAAGTCCTTCAGCGCGTTAAAGCGCAGGGCGATCGAGCCGTGTTGCATTATACGGCGGAATTCGATCAACAAAACTTAACACCAGAAGAGTTGCAGGTCAGCGGTTCCGAAATGGATGCTGCTTACCAGCAAGTATCGAAAGAGTTGTTAAGTGCAATTCTTTTGGCTAAGGAACAAGTTGAAGCTTTCCACCGACAGCGAGTACCTAAGTCTTGGGTACAGTTTAAAGATGACGAAGTAGTGTTGGGTAAACGTTACAGACCAGTAGATAAAGCGGGAATTTACGTTCCCGGTGGTCGCGCTGCTTATCCTAGTACGGTGCTGATGAATGCGATTCCGGCTAAGGTGGCTGGAGTACCGCGTATTGTCATGGTCACGCCGCCAGGGATAGATAAAGCGATTTCTCCAGCTGTGCTGGTAGCAGCACAGGAAGCGGGTATTACAGAAATTTACCGTGTGGGAGGGGCGCAAGCGATCGCAGCACTAGCTTTTGGGACAGAAACAATTCCCAAAGTCGATGTGATTACAGGGCCGGGTAACATTTACGTAACATTGGCGAAAAAATTAGTTTACGGAACGGTAGGCATTGATTCTTTAGCAGGGCCATCAGAAGTATTGGTGATTGCTGATAAAACTGCTAATCCAGTTCATGTAGCTGCTGATTTATTGGCGCAAGCGGAACACGATCCAATGGCTTCAGCGATTCTGCTGACTACCGATTCTACTTTGGCGCATAAAGTCCAAGCTGAGGTGGAACTGCAATTGGTGGATCATCCACGTCGGACGTTGACGGAAAAAGCGATCGCGCATTATGGCTTAATCGTATATGTAGAGTCCCTCGCCATCGCTGCGGAACTGTCTAACGAATTTGCTCCCGAACACTTGGAACTAGAAGTTGAAGATCCTTGGTCAACCTTGGATTTAATCCGCCATGCCGGAGCCATCTTCTTGGGTCATTCTACGCCAGAAGCCGTTGGCGATTATTTAGCAGGGCCAAATCATACCTTGCCGACTTCGGGTGCCGCCCGCTACGCCTCTGCTTTGGGCGTGGAAACTTTTATGAAACACTCCAGCCTGATTCAATATTCAGCTACTGCCCTCCAGAAAGTGGCTGGTGCGATCGATGTCTTAGCAAATGCAGAGGGATTACCTTCTCATGCCGACTCAGTGCGACTAAGAGTTTCCCGAAGAGAGTCTGGTCAAGAAAGCAATCCTAAATCCTCAACTTAA
- the rpoB gene encoding DNA-directed RNA polymerase subunit beta — MLADQMNDTTTQDYPNVTLPDLVEIQRSSFRWFLEEGLIEELNSFSPITDYTGKLELHFLGKDYKLKRPKYDVDEAKRRDSTYAVQMYVPTRLLNKETGKIKEQEVFIGDLPLMTDRGTFIINGAERVIVNQIVRSPGVYYKAETDKNGRRTYSASLIPNRGAWLKFETDKNDLVWVRIDKTRKLSAQVLLKSLGLADNEIFDALRHPEYFQKTLEKEGNPSEEEALMELYRKLRPGEPPTVSGGQQLLDSRFFDPKRYDLGRVGRYKLNRKLRLSVPDTVRVLTPQDILASIDYLINLEFDIGSTDDIDHLGNRRVRSVGELLQNQVRVGLNRLERIIRERMTVSDAEVLTPASLVNPKPLVAAIKEFFGSSQLSQFMDQTNPLAELTHKRRLSALGPGGLTRERAGFAVRDIHPSHYGRVCPIETPEGPNAGLISSLATHARVNQYGFLETPFWRVENSIVQSHLPPAYMTADEEDDKRVAPGDIPIDENGKILGDTVPVRYRQEFTTTTPDQVDYVAVSPVQIISVATSLIPFLEHDDANRALMGSNMQRQAVPLLRPERPLVGTGLEAQAARDSGMVIVSRTDGEVTYVDAERIRVRPTSIKTADGKEEQPKEIEYVLQKYQRSNQDTCLNQRPIVRVGDKVQAGQVMADGSATEGGELALGHNILVAYMPWEGYNYEDAILICERLVYQDIYTSIHVEKFEIEARQTKLGPEEITREIPNVGEDALRQLDETGIIRIGAWVESGDILVGKVTPKGESDQPPEEKLLRAIFGEKARDVRDNSLRVPNGEKGRVVDVRVFTREQGDELPPGANMVVRVYVAQKRKIQVGDKMAGRHGNKGIISRILPLEDMPYLPDGTPVDIVLNPLGVPSRMNVGQVFECLLSWAGENLGYRFKVVPFDERYGQEASRATVHGKLDQARDETGKEWLFRPEHPGKIVVYDGRTGEPFDRPVTVGKAYMLKLVHLVDDKIHARSTGPYSLVTQQPLGGKAQQGGQRFGEMEVWALEAFGAAYTLQELLTVKSDDMQGRNEALNAIVKGKAIPRPGTPESFKVLMRELQSLGLDIAVHKVETQEDGSTRDVEVDLMADVGGRRTPSKPTYESLTREDLVEEEE; from the coding sequence ATGCTTGCTGACCAAATGAACGATACCACCACCCAAGACTATCCTAATGTTACACTACCTGACTTAGTAGAAATTCAACGTTCCAGTTTTCGTTGGTTTCTCGAAGAAGGGTTAATTGAAGAACTCAATAGTTTCTCCCCAATTACTGACTATACAGGAAAGCTAGAACTACACTTCTTAGGCAAAGACTACAAACTAAAAAGACCCAAATACGATGTAGACGAAGCCAAACGTCGGGATAGTACATACGCGGTACAAATGTATGTACCCACCCGTCTGCTCAACAAAGAGACAGGTAAAATCAAAGAACAAGAAGTATTTATCGGCGACTTACCCCTAATGACAGACCGAGGCACCTTCATCATCAATGGTGCTGAACGAGTCATCGTCAACCAAATCGTCCGTTCCCCCGGAGTTTACTACAAAGCAGAAACCGACAAAAACGGTCGGCGGACATACTCTGCCTCTCTCATCCCCAACCGAGGCGCATGGCTGAAATTTGAAACCGACAAAAACGACTTAGTTTGGGTCAGAATCGACAAAACTCGCAAGCTATCCGCCCAAGTCCTCTTAAAATCTTTAGGACTAGCAGATAACGAAATTTTTGATGCCCTGCGTCACCCAGAATACTTCCAAAAAACCCTGGAAAAAGAAGGCAATCCTTCCGAAGAAGAAGCCTTGATGGAACTCTACCGTAAATTACGTCCAGGGGAACCACCCACAGTTTCTGGCGGTCAACAACTTTTAGACTCTCGATTCTTCGACCCCAAACGTTACGATTTAGGTAGAGTAGGACGCTACAAACTCAACCGAAAACTGCGCTTAAGTGTTCCAGACACCGTGCGGGTACTTACACCCCAAGACATTCTGGCTAGCATAGATTACCTAATCAACCTCGAATTTGATATTGGCAGCACAGATGACATCGACCACTTAGGGAACCGTCGCGTTCGTAGCGTCGGAGAACTGCTGCAAAACCAAGTCCGCGTTGGATTAAACCGTTTGGAAAGAATCATCCGGGAACGGATGACAGTTTCTGATGCGGAAGTATTAACACCAGCTTCTTTAGTTAACCCCAAACCTCTAGTTGCTGCGATTAAAGAGTTTTTTGGTTCTTCCCAACTCTCGCAGTTTATGGATCAAACTAATCCCTTAGCAGAATTAACCCACAAACGGCGACTTTCTGCACTAGGCCCTGGAGGATTAACCAGAGAACGGGCAGGATTTGCCGTTCGGGATATCCACCCTTCTCACTATGGTCGGGTTTGTCCTATTGAAACGCCTGAAGGCCCGAACGCAGGCTTAATCAGTTCCTTAGCTACTCATGCCAGAGTTAACCAGTACGGCTTCTTAGAAACTCCCTTCTGGCGAGTCGAAAACAGCATAGTACAATCTCACTTGCCTCCTGCTTACATGACTGCTGATGAAGAAGATGACAAGCGGGTAGCGCCTGGGGATATTCCTATAGACGAAAATGGCAAAATCTTAGGCGATACTGTCCCAGTACGTTATCGTCAGGAATTTACTACTACTACTCCAGACCAAGTAGATTATGTAGCTGTTTCTCCGGTACAGATTATTTCCGTTGCTACTTCTTTGATTCCTTTCTTAGAACATGACGACGCAAACCGGGCGCTGATGGGTTCCAATATGCAGCGCCAAGCGGTGCCGTTACTAAGACCTGAACGACCTTTAGTTGGAACAGGACTGGAAGCCCAAGCTGCTAGAGATAGCGGTATGGTTATTGTTTCCCGGACTGATGGAGAAGTTACTTACGTTGATGCGGAAAGAATCAGAGTTCGTCCTACATCAATAAAAACAGCAGATGGGAAAGAAGAACAACCGAAAGAAATTGAATATGTCCTGCAAAAATATCAACGTTCTAACCAGGACACCTGTTTGAATCAAAGACCGATCGTCCGAGTCGGAGACAAAGTACAAGCAGGTCAAGTAATGGCTGATGGTTCAGCTACAGAAGGTGGCGAACTAGCATTAGGGCATAACATCTTAGTGGCTTATATGCCTTGGGAAGGCTATAACTACGAAGACGCAATCCTAATTTGCGAACGCTTAGTCTATCAGGACATCTACACTTCGATTCACGTTGAAAAATTTGAAATTGAAGCCAGACAAACTAAACTAGGCCCCGAAGAAATCACCCGTGAAATTCCCAACGTTGGGGAAGATGCCCTCCGGCAACTAGACGAAACAGGGATTATTCGGATTGGGGCTTGGGTAGAATCAGGAGACATTCTCGTTGGTAAAGTTACACCCAAAGGTGAATCTGACCAACCCCCAGAAGAAAAACTATTACGGGCAATTTTCGGGGAAAAAGCCAGAGATGTGCGGGATAACTCCCTGCGCGTACCAAACGGGGAAAAAGGTCGCGTCGTCGATGTGCGGGTGTTTACTCGTGAACAAGGTGACGAACTACCCCCAGGCGCAAACATGGTTGTCCGCGTTTATGTCGCCCAAAAACGGAAAATCCAAGTTGGGGATAAAATGGCGGGTCGTCATGGTAATAAAGGGATTATTTCTCGAATTCTGCCTTTGGAAGATATGCCTTATTTACCAGATGGTACTCCGGTAGATATTGTGTTAAACCCCTTGGGCGTACCTTCGCGGATGAACGTGGGACAAGTTTTTGAATGCTTGCTTTCTTGGGCGGGAGAAAACTTGGGATATCGGTTTAAAGTTGTCCCATTTGACGAACGCTATGGGCAAGAAGCTTCACGGGCGACAGTTCATGGCAAATTAGACCAAGCCAGAGACGAAACGGGTAAAGAGTGGCTGTTCCGCCCAGAACACCCTGGTAAGATTGTCGTCTATGATGGGCGCACAGGGGAACCGTTCGATCGTCCAGTGACAGTAGGAAAAGCATATATGCTGAAACTAGTACACTTGGTCGATGATAAGATTCACGCCCGTTCTACTGGCCCATACTCTTTAGTAACACAACAACCCTTGGGTGGAAAAGCGCAACAAGGCGGTCAGCGGTTTGGAGAAATGGAAGTGTGGGCGCTAGAAGCTTTCGGCGCAGCTTACACTTTGCAAGAATTGCTGACGGTAAAATCCGACGATATGCAGGGACGGAATGAAGCGTTAAATGCCATTGTTAAGGGCAAAGCGATTCCTCGTCCAGGTACACCAGAGTCTTTCAAGGTGTTGATGCGGGAGTTGCAATCTTTGGGATTGGATATTGCCGTGCATAAAGTGGAAACCCAAGAAGATGGTAGTACCAGAGATGTAGAAGTTGATTTGATGGCAGATGTAGGAGGTCGTCGGACTCCCAGCAAGCCAACTTATGAGTCTTTGACTCGTGAGGATTTGGTAGAGGAAGAAGAGTAA
- a CDS encoding TatD family hydrolase, which produces MQLIDTHVHINFDVFEADLDAVRQRWRDTGVISLIHSCVHPGEFPSIQNLSRRFPEMFFAVGLHPLDAEKWTANSKEQIFDLCSSDPKVVAIGEMGLDFYKAENHQQQEEIFIAQLEIARKLEKPVIIHCRDAASRMRELMQDFWANSGSVSGVMHCWGGNPEETQWFLDLGFYISLSGIVTFKNAIAIQESAKMIPQDRLLIETDCPFLAPVPKRGKRNEPAFVHYVAEFVANLRGVSLETIANTTTRNACQLFSLPVVANTSVNHS; this is translated from the coding sequence ATGCAGTTGATTGATACCCACGTACACATCAATTTTGATGTGTTTGAGGCAGACCTAGATGCTGTTAGACAACGCTGGCGCGATACGGGAGTTATCTCATTAATCCACTCTTGTGTCCATCCCGGAGAGTTTCCAAGCATTCAAAATCTTTCTCGGCGTTTCCCTGAAATGTTTTTTGCAGTAGGACTACATCCGTTGGATGCCGAAAAGTGGACAGCCAACTCCAAAGAGCAAATCTTTGACTTATGTAGTTCAGATCCCAAAGTAGTCGCTATTGGCGAAATGGGATTGGATTTTTACAAAGCAGAAAACCACCAACAACAAGAAGAAATTTTTATCGCCCAATTGGAGATAGCACGAAAACTGGAAAAACCAGTCATCATTCATTGCCGGGATGCAGCTTCCCGAATGCGAGAGCTAATGCAAGATTTTTGGGCAAATTCTGGTTCAGTCAGTGGAGTTATGCACTGTTGGGGCGGAAATCCTGAAGAAACTCAATGGTTTTTAGATTTAGGGTTCTATATTAGTCTCAGTGGTATAGTAACATTCAAAAACGCGATCGCCATTCAAGAATCAGCTAAAATGATTCCCCAAGATAGGTTGCTAATTGAAACAGATTGCCCATTTCTTGCCCCCGTTCCCAAACGAGGAAAACGAAATGAACCAGCCTTCGTTCACTATGTAGCTGAATTTGTGGCTAATTTACGCGGCGTGTCCCTAGAAACGATCGCCAACACCACAACCAGAAACGCTTGTCAATTATTTAGTCTGCCAGTGGTAGCTAATACAAGTGTAAACCACAGCTAA
- a CDS encoding M16 family metallopeptidase, with translation MTSILLKSPPLNAPTVYQLPNGLTIVAEQMPIEAVNLSIWLDVGSAVESDRINGMAHFLEHMVFKGTENLASGEFERLVEERGAVTNAATSQDYTQFYITSAPKDFADLAPLQIDVVLNPSIPDEAFERERLVVLEEIRRAEDNPRRRTYQRSIETAFSQLPYRRPVLGPTSVIESLTPQQMRDFHGGWYQPKSITAAVVGNLPVEQLIDIVGEGFTQHYSNLKSISDSFTSPEWQSEAPFTEVVRREYVDESLQQARLIMLWRVPGMTQLSQTYPLDVLAAILGQGRSSRLVRDLRENQHLVTHISASNLTHNYQGIFQISAHLPVENIAAAELAIAEHIRKLQKEPVTKAEISRVRTQVANRFVFASETPSDRAGMYGYYQSMVKDLDPMLNYPARIQAVNEEELQFTANSFLSPDAYGVVIIKPE, from the coding sequence ATGACCTCGATTTTGCTCAAATCCCCTCCTCTGAACGCCCCCACTGTATATCAGTTACCTAATGGGTTGACGATCGTTGCCGAACAAATGCCGATCGAAGCTGTAAATTTGAGTATTTGGTTGGATGTTGGTTCTGCTGTAGAGTCAGATCGAATTAATGGAATGGCTCACTTTTTAGAACACATGGTTTTTAAAGGAACTGAAAATTTAGCCAGTGGCGAATTTGAGCGTTTAGTTGAAGAGAGAGGTGCTGTTACTAACGCAGCTACAAGTCAGGATTATACTCAGTTTTATATTACGAGTGCGCCCAAAGATTTTGCTGATTTAGCACCTTTACAAATTGATGTTGTGCTGAATCCTAGTATTCCTGATGAAGCTTTTGAGCGAGAAAGATTAGTAGTTTTAGAAGAGATTCGTCGGGCGGAAGATAACCCGCGTCGGCGGACTTATCAGAGATCGATCGAAACAGCTTTTAGCCAATTACCTTACCGTCGTCCAGTATTAGGGCCAACATCAGTAATTGAATCTCTTACACCTCAACAAATGCGAGATTTTCATGGTGGTTGGTATCAACCAAAATCAATTACAGCGGCAGTGGTAGGTAATTTACCTGTAGAACAACTGATTGATATTGTTGGTGAAGGTTTTACACAACATTACTCAAATTTAAAGTCGATTTCTGACAGTTTTACTAGTCCTGAATGGCAATCAGAAGCACCTTTTACGGAAGTTGTCAGACGAGAATATGTAGATGAAAGTTTACAGCAAGCTCGATTAATTATGCTGTGGCGAGTGCCAGGAATGACGCAGTTATCCCAAACTTATCCTTTAGATGTTTTAGCAGCAATTTTAGGACAAGGACGTAGTTCTAGATTAGTCAGAGATTTGCGAGAAAATCAACATTTAGTAACGCATATTTCTGCAAGTAATTTAACTCATAATTACCAAGGAATTTTCCAAATTTCGGCTCATTTACCAGTGGAAAATATCGCCGCAGCCGAATTAGCGATCGCAGAACATATTCGCAAGTTACAAAAAGAACCTGTCACCAAAGCCGAAATCTCTCGCGTTCGCACTCAAGTAGCAAATCGATTTGTGTTTGCTTCCGAAACTCCTAGCGATCGGGCTGGAATGTATGGTTACTATCAATCAATGGTCAAAGATTTAGATCCAATGCTCAATTATCCCGCTAGAATTCAAGCTGTTAATGAAGAAGAATTACAATTTACAGCTAATAGTTTTCTATCTCCAGATGCTTATGGTGTGGTAATAATTAAACCCGAATAA